In one window of Pseudomonas sp. IAC-BECa141 DNA:
- a CDS encoding LPS-assembly protein LptD, with product MALKSPAFRKKFPLLVTGSLLAMQPLASSFVVAAEQYDCAVSATGGWACSPKTPAAALPPRPVHDGSAVSAAGEAPAESGSTAESGPKPVLVTESKGRGLKSRSEDYSHLDWVPREKLTAAQLAETGPYCSGSYIEPIRPGMNDKTNKSDAPTFIGAKASRYQQDSQVASLAGDVVMRQGSMQVEADEANLYQAESRGELAGNVRIRDNGALIVGDHADVQLDTGEAKVDNAEYVMHKSRIRGNALYAKRAENAIIRLKDGTYTTCEPNSNAWQLKGNNITLNPATGFGTATNVTLRVKDIPVLYTPYIYFPIDDRRQSGFLPPTIGSGSDTGFMLVTPYYFNLAPNYDATLYPRYMSKRGMLMEGEFRYLTKSSEGQFGAAYLNDEDDERKGQTDYDKTRYMYNWQHKGGLDSRVFTQVDYTKISDPYYFQDLQTDQIGVKSADYVNQQGSVTYRGDSYTARLNAQAYQLATVSNITPYDRLPQITFNGQLPYHPEGLNFDYETEIVRFDRDLKNGDFVNEDGTVEPRLDNNVVGLARANGDRLNLKPGVSLPMNWTYGFLKPSLKYQYTQYQLDLDQRGKSTLLADEKFGSSQSRGVPIASIDGGLYFDRNTQWFGKDYRQTLEPRLFYLYVPEKDQSDIPVFDTSEYTFNYASLFRDNRFSGSDRVGDENKLSLGVTSRWIEDDGFERQRISVGQALYFKDRKVQLPGIAFNDRDDAKSSVSPYALEYEYRWNRDWRTTADYNWDPDSRSPRSGSAMFHYQPEDNPNKVVNVGYRYRNDQVRYDQNTGKWSVGGGDYGTPGQPGYVKDYYKIQQHDFSVIWPIVPQWSAISRWQYDYNRNRTLEAFGGFEYDNCCWKLRLINRYWVSYDEFSQNAPENEKGDHGVFLQIVLKGLGGLTGAKVESFLDKGIQGYRQREDQAF from the coding sequence ATGGCATTGAAATCCCCCGCGTTTCGTAAAAAATTTCCGTTGTTGGTAACCGGCAGTCTGCTGGCTATGCAACCTCTGGCCAGTTCATTCGTTGTTGCCGCCGAGCAGTATGACTGCGCCGTCTCGGCAACGGGTGGCTGGGCCTGCTCGCCGAAGACACCGGCCGCTGCCTTGCCGCCGCGTCCCGTGCATGACGGCAGTGCCGTCAGCGCCGCCGGCGAAGCACCGGCCGAGAGCGGTTCCACCGCCGAGTCCGGGCCCAAGCCGGTACTGGTTACCGAATCCAAGGGCCGTGGCCTGAAATCCCGTAGCGAAGACTACAGTCACCTCGACTGGGTTCCGCGCGAGAAGCTCACCGCCGCCCAATTGGCCGAGACCGGTCCTTACTGCTCTGGTTCCTATATCGAACCGATTCGTCCTGGCATGAATGACAAGACGAATAAAAGTGACGCGCCGACCTTCATCGGTGCCAAGGCGTCGCGTTATCAGCAGGATTCGCAGGTCGCGAGTCTGGCCGGTGACGTGGTCATGCGTCAGGGCAGCATGCAGGTCGAAGCCGACGAGGCCAACCTGTATCAGGCCGAGAGCCGTGGCGAACTGGCCGGCAACGTGCGCATTCGCGACAACGGCGCGCTGATCGTCGGCGACCACGCCGACGTGCAGCTCGACACCGGTGAAGCCAAGGTCGATAACGCCGAATACGTGATGCACAAGTCGCGCATCCGCGGTAACGCGCTGTACGCCAAGCGTGCCGAAAACGCGATCATCCGTCTGAAGGACGGCACGTACACCACGTGCGAACCGAACAGCAACGCCTGGCAGCTCAAGGGCAACAACATCACCCTGAACCCTGCCACCGGCTTCGGTACCGCGACCAACGTGACGCTGCGGGTCAAGGACATTCCGGTTCTGTACACGCCGTACATCTACTTCCCGATCGACGATCGTCGTCAGTCGGGTTTCCTGCCGCCGACCATCGGCTCCGGCAGCGATACTGGCTTCATGCTGGTGACCCCGTACTACTTCAACCTGGCACCGAACTACGATGCCACGTTGTACCCGCGCTACATGAGCAAGCGCGGCATGCTGATGGAAGGCGAGTTCCGCTATCTGACCAAGTCGAGCGAAGGCCAGTTCGGTGCGGCGTACCTCAACGACGAGGACGACGAACGCAAGGGCCAGACCGACTACGACAAGACTCGCTACATGTACAACTGGCAACACAAGGGTGGTCTGGACTCCCGCGTGTTCACCCAGGTGGATTACACCAAGATCAGCGATCCGTATTACTTCCAGGATCTGCAGACCGACCAGATCGGCGTGAAAAGCGCCGACTACGTGAACCAGCAGGGCTCGGTTACCTACCGTGGCGACAGCTACACCGCCCGCTTGAATGCCCAGGCGTACCAGCTGGCGACCGTATCGAACATCACGCCGTATGACCGCCTGCCGCAGATCACCTTCAATGGTCAGCTGCCGTATCACCCGGAAGGCCTGAATTTCGATTACGAGACCGAGATCGTCCGGTTTGATCGCGATCTGAAAAACGGCGACTTCGTGAATGAAGACGGCACTGTCGAGCCTCGCCTCGACAACAACGTGGTCGGCCTCGCTCGCGCCAATGGCGATCGTCTGAATCTGAAACCAGGTGTCAGCCTGCCGATGAACTGGACTTATGGGTTCTTGAAGCCATCGCTCAAGTACCAATACACCCAGTATCAGCTTGATCTGGATCAGCGAGGTAAAAGTACGTTGCTGGCCGATGAAAAGTTCGGCAGCAGCCAGAGCCGTGGCGTGCCAATTGCCAGTATCGACGGCGGCCTCTACTTCGACCGCAACACCCAATGGTTCGGCAAGGACTACCGTCAGACTCTAGAGCCACGCCTGTTCTATCTCTATGTACCAGAGAAAGACCAGTCGGACATTCCGGTATTCGACACCAGCGAGTACACCTTTAACTACGCCTCGTTGTTCCGCGACAACCGCTTCTCCGGCTCCGACCGTGTCGGCGACGAGAACAAGCTGTCGCTGGGCGTGACCAGTCGCTGGATCGAAGATGACGGCTTCGAACGTCAACGCATCAGCGTCGGCCAGGCGCTGTACTTCAAGGATCGCAAGGTTCAATTGCCAGGCATCGCGTTCAATGATCGCGACGACGCAAAATCCAGCGTTTCCCCGTACGCCCTGGAATACGAATACCGCTGGAACCGCGACTGGCGCACCACGGCCGATTACAACTGGGATCCGGACAGCCGCAGCCCTCGTTCAGGCAGCGCGATGTTCCACTACCAGCCTGAAGACAACCCGAACAAGGTGGTCAACGTCGGCTATCGCTATCGCAACGACCAGGTCCGTTACGACCAGAACACCGGTAAATGGTCGGTGGGTGGTGGTGACTATGGCACTCCGGGCCAGCCTGGCTACGTGAAGGACTACTACAAGATCCAGCAGCATGATTTCTCGGTCATCTGGCCGATCGTTCCGCAGTGGAGCGCGATCAGCCGCTGGCAGTACGACTACAACCGCAATCGCACGCTGGAAGCCTTCGGTGGTTTCGAATATGACAACTGCTGCTGGAAACTGCGCCTGATCAACCGTTACTGGGTCAGCTATGACGAATTCAGTCAGAACGCCCCGGAAAACGAAAAAGGCGACCACGGCGTCTTCCTCCAAATTGTTCTGAAGGGACTCGGCGGCCTCACTGGCGCCAAGGTAGAGAGCTTCCTCGACAAAGGCATCCAAGGTTATCGTCAACGTGAAGACCAAGCTTTCTGA
- a CDS encoding aminoglycoside phosphotransferase family protein yields the protein MPDQDVRLQHLKVWLDEQLAILFADQGWGAVPPATLTAASSDASFRRYFRWEGAGRSFVVMDAPPPQENCKPFVDIAFLLAKSGINVPKIYAEDLERGFLLLNDLGNKTYLDVIDSENADALFSDALQALLAFQQLPMVAPLPSYDVALLRRELELFPEWYVKRELGVEFDATQQQQWQKVSELLIDSALAQPKVLVHRDYMPRNLMFSELNPGVLDFQDAVYGPVTYDVTCLFKDAFLSWPEERVRGWLESYWQQASALNIPVQPDFEEFLRASDLMGVQRHLKVIGIFARICHRDGKPRYLGDVPRFFSYIEAVIARRPELADLQALIASLRGGVTA from the coding sequence ATGCCTGATCAAGATGTACGCTTGCAACACCTGAAAGTTTGGCTCGATGAACAGTTGGCAATCCTTTTCGCAGATCAGGGCTGGGGAGCCGTACCCCCGGCCACATTGACCGCGGCCAGCAGCGACGCGAGTTTCCGCCGCTATTTCCGCTGGGAAGGCGCGGGTCGCAGCTTCGTCGTGATGGACGCACCGCCGCCGCAGGAAAACTGCAAACCGTTCGTGGATATCGCCTTTTTGCTGGCGAAATCCGGCATCAACGTGCCGAAAATTTATGCCGAAGACCTCGAACGCGGGTTTCTTTTGCTCAATGACCTGGGCAACAAGACCTATCTGGACGTTATCGACAGTGAAAATGCCGACGCATTATTCAGCGATGCCTTGCAAGCGCTGCTGGCTTTTCAGCAGTTGCCGATGGTTGCGCCGCTGCCGAGCTATGACGTCGCGTTGTTGCGCCGCGAGCTGGAGCTGTTCCCCGAGTGGTACGTGAAGCGCGAGCTGGGCGTCGAGTTCGATGCCACCCAACAGCAGCAGTGGCAGAAGGTCAGCGAGCTGCTGATCGACAGCGCCCTGGCCCAGCCGAAAGTGCTGGTGCACCGCGACTACATGCCGCGCAACCTGATGTTCAGCGAACTGAATCCCGGCGTGCTGGATTTCCAGGACGCCGTGTATGGTCCGGTGACCTACGACGTGACTTGCCTGTTCAAGGACGCATTCCTCAGCTGGCCTGAAGAACGTGTGCGCGGCTGGCTGGAAAGCTACTGGCAGCAGGCGTCGGCGCTGAACATTCCGGTGCAGCCGGACTTCGAAGAGTTCCTGCGCGCCAGCGATCTGATGGGCGTGCAGCGCCATCTGAAAGTCATCGGCATCTTCGCCCGCATCTGCCATCGCGACGGCAAGCCGCGTTACCTGGGTGATGTGCCGCGTTTCTTCTCTTATATAGAAGCGGTCATCGCGCGCCGTCCCGAGCTGGCGGATCTGCAGGCACTGATCGCCAGCCTGCGTGGTGGAGTGACGGCATGA
- the murU gene encoding N-acetylmuramate alpha-1-phosphate uridylyltransferase MurU — MKAMILAAGKGERMRPLTLTTPKPLVRAGGVPLIEYHLRALAAAGFNEIVINHAWLGQQIEDHLGDGSRFGVSIQYSPEGEPLETGGGIFRALPLLGDDAFLVVNGDIWTDYDFSVLHQPITGLAHLVLADNPDHHPTGDFTLTDGQVSDGQADAATLTYSGIAVLHPQLFDGCSEGAFKLAPLLRKAMADGQVTGERLKGHWVDVGTHQRLAEAEALIEASR, encoded by the coding sequence ATGAAGGCAATGATTCTGGCGGCAGGCAAAGGCGAGCGCATGCGCCCGCTGACCCTGACCACTCCCAAGCCGCTGGTGCGAGCCGGGGGCGTGCCGCTGATTGAATATCACCTGCGAGCCCTGGCCGCGGCCGGTTTCAATGAAATCGTGATCAACCATGCCTGGCTCGGACAGCAGATCGAAGATCACTTGGGCGATGGCTCGCGATTCGGCGTGTCGATCCAGTACTCGCCGGAGGGCGAGCCACTGGAAACCGGCGGCGGCATTTTCCGTGCCTTGCCGCTGTTGGGCGATGACGCGTTCCTGGTGGTCAACGGTGACATCTGGACCGATTACGACTTCAGCGTGCTGCATCAGCCGATCACCGGCCTGGCGCATCTGGTGCTGGCAGACAACCCGGACCATCACCCGACAGGCGACTTCACCCTGACCGACGGCCAGGTGAGTGATGGCCAGGCCGATGCGGCAACCCTGACCTACAGCGGCATCGCTGTATTGCATCCGCAGTTGTTCGACGGTTGCAGCGAAGGTGCCTTCAAACTGGCGCCGCTGCTGCGTAAAGCCATGGCGGACGGGCAGGTGACCGGCGAGCGGCTGAAAGGTCACTGGGTTGATGTCGGAACGCACCAGCGTTTGGCCGAAGCTGAAGCCTTGATAGAAGCGAGTCGCTGA